In a single window of the Gossypium hirsutum isolate 1008001.06 chromosome A13, Gossypium_hirsutum_v2.1, whole genome shotgun sequence genome:
- the LOC107894344 gene encoding uncharacterized protein: MAPYEALYGHMFRTPLCWTKLGARRVLGSELILETEDKVRLIRERLKAASDRQKSYADLKMKDIEYSVVDLVFLKVSPWKKVLRLSHKVADQLELPPELDCIHDVFHVSMLRCYCSDPTYIVPLKETEVRPDLTFEKESVQIVDRNVKVLHRKSIPLLKVFWRNHNTEEATWKLEDLM; the protein is encoded by the exons atggcaccttatgaggcactttatggtcaTATGTTTCGCACGCCTTTGTGCTGGACTAAGTTGGGTGCGCGACGTGTTCTGGGTTCGGAGTTGATTTTagagactgaggataaggtccgGTTGATTCGAGAGCGTCTGAAAGCGGcttctgatagacaaaagtcttatgctgatttgaAGATGAAGGACATTGAGTATTCTGTGGTGGACTTGGTTTTccttaaggtctcgccatggaagaaggttctgaggcTCAGTCACAAAG TCGCGGATCAGTTAGAGCTACCACCGGAGTTAGATTGCAtacatgatgtatttcatgtgtcgatgttgagATGTTACTGCTCTGATCCCACGTACATTGTGCCTCTAAAGGAGActgaggttagaccagatctaACATTTGAGAAGGAGTCAGTTCAAATTGTAGATCGCAATGTTAAGGTTTTGCATAGAAAGTCCATTCCTTTACTGAAAGTGTTTTGGCGGAATCATAAcactgaggaggctacttggaaGCTAGAGGATTTGATGTGA